The Sesamum indicum cultivar Zhongzhi No. 13 linkage group LG1, S_indicum_v1.0, whole genome shotgun sequence genome includes a window with the following:
- the LOC105171946 gene encoding uncharacterized protein LOC105171946 translates to MVEDGGKNTAVDSLSTEEWLSCAQGLVPKALEKAREVKGFPGRWKTIISKLEQIPSRLSDLSSHPCFSKNALCKEQLQAVSKTLNEANELAELCVKEKYEGKLRMQSDLDALAGKLDLNLRDCGLLIKTGVLGEVSFPSAVASTSAEPEAAVHGNLRELLARLQIGHLEAKHKALDSLVEVMKEDEKNVLAVIGRSNIAALVQLLTATSPRIREKTVTVICSLAESGSCENWLVSEGVLPPLIRLVESGGAVGKEKATISLQRLSMSSETARSIVGHGGVRPLIEICRTGDSVSQAAAACTLKNISAVPEARQALAEEGIVKVMINLLDCGILLGSKEYAAECLQNLTSCNDDLKRSVISEGGLRSLLAYLDGPLPQESAVGALRNLVGLVSMDVLISIGLLPRLVHVLRSGSLGAQQAAASAICRICSSTEMKRAVGEAGCIPFLVRMLEAKANNVREVAAQAIASLMTFSHNCRDIKKDDKSVPNLVALLDPSPHNTAKKYAVACLMLLSSSKKCKKLMISYGAIGYLKKLTEMDIPGAKKLLERLERGKLKSLFSKK, encoded by the coding sequence ATGGTTGAAGACGGTGGAAAGAATACTGCTGTTGATAGCCTTTCAACTGAAGAATGGCTGTCTTGTGCACAAGGTCTTGTTCCAAAGGCACTGGAGAAGGCCAGGGAGGTTAAGGGGTTTCCAGGGAGGTGGAAGAcgataatttcaaaattagagCAGATTCCGTCGAGATTATCAGACTTGTCTAGCCATCCTTGCTTCTCGAAGAATGCACTTTGTAAGGAGCAATTGCAGGCTGTTTCCAAGACATTGAATGAAGCAAATGAGTTGGCGGAGCTTTGTGTGAAGGAGAAATACGAAGGGAAGCTTCGAATGCAAAGTGATCTTGATGCACTGGCTGGGAAACTAGATTTGAATCTGCGTGATTGTGGGCTCTTGATCAAGACTGGAGTTCTTGGTGAGGTTTCGTTTCCGTCGGCTGTGGCTAGTACTTCGGCAGAACCTGAAGCTGCAGTTCATGGGAACTTGAGAGAATTGCTCGCCAGACTTCAAATCGGCCACTTGGAGGCAAAGCATAAAGCTCTTGACAGCCTTGTGGAAGTCATGAAAGAGGATGAAAAGAATGTGTTGGCCGTAATAGGACGAAGCAATATTGCCGCTTTAGTCCAGTTGCTCACGGCTACTTCTCCTCGAATCAGAGAAAAAACTGTAACTGTGATCTGCTCACTTGCAGAGTCCGGGAGTTGTGAGAATTGGCTGGTTTCGGAAGGTGTGCTCCCACCCCTCATAAGGCTTGTAGAATCTGGCGGTGCTGTCGGTAAAGAAAAGGCTACGATTTCTCTCCAAAGGCTGTCCATGTCATCTGAAACGGCACGTTCCATAGTTGGCCATGGTGGGGTTAGGCCTTTGATTGAGATCTGTCGAACTGGTGATTCTGTTTCACAAGCTGCTGCAGCTTGTACTTTAAAAAACATATCTGCTGTGCCGGAGGCACGGCAAGCGCTAGCTGAGGAAGGGATTGTCAAAGTGATGATTAATCTTCTTGATTGTGGGATTCTGTTGGGATCTAAGGAGTATGCAGCTGAATGCTTGCAGAATCTCACTTCATGTAACGATGATCTCAAGAGATCAGTTATTTCAGAAGGCGGATTAAGGAGCCTGCTGGCCTATTTAGACGGTCCACTGCCTCAAGAATCTGCAGTCGGGGCATTGAGAAACTTGGTTGGGTTAGTCTCCATGGATGTTTTAATCTCCATAGGTCTTCTCCCACGGTTAGTGCACGTGCTCAGATCCGGGTCTCTCGGCGCACAGCAAGCAGCAGCATCAGCAATCTGCCGAATCTGTAGCTCCACAGAAATGAAACGAGCAGTGGGTGAAGCTGGATGTATCCCTTTCCTCGTAAGAATGCTGGAGGCAAAAGCTAATAATGTAAGGGAAGTTGCAGCTCAAGCGATTGCTAGCTTGATGACCTTTTCCCATAATTGCAGAGACATAAAAAAAGACGACAAAAGTGTGCCGAACTTGGTGGCTTTGCTCGATCCCAGCCCACACAACACCGCCAAAAAATATGCAGTCGCTTGCCTCATGTTGCTCTCATCGAGCAAGAAATGCAAGAAGCTGATGATTTCATACGGGGCGATTGGCTATCTCAAGAAGCTGACGGAAATGGATATTCCGGGTGCGAAGAAACTACTGGAACGATTAGAAAGAGGTAAACTGAAAAGTCTATTCAGCAAGAAGtag
- the LOC105171984 gene encoding peroxisomal membrane protein 11C gives MSSLDVARAELALAVLYLNKAEARDKICRAIQYGSKFLSNGEPGTAQNVDKSTSLARKVFRLFKFINDLHALISPSAPGTPLPLILLGKSKNALLSTFLFLDQIVWLGRTGIYKNKERTELIGRISLFCWLGSSVCTTLVEIGEIGRLSASVKKLEKELKNTDKYKNEQYRSKLKKSNERSLALVKAGMDIVVAVGLLQLAPKKVTPRVTGAFGFVSSLISCYQLLPSPTKAKAP, from the exons ATGAGTTCGTTGGATGTCGCCAGAGCTGAGCTTGCACTTGCTGTTCTGTATCTGAACAAGGCTGAAGCCAGGGATAAAATATGCAGGGCAATACAATATGGTTCTAAATTTTTGAGTAATGGAGAACCTGGTACAGCACAAAATGTTGACAAATCAACTAGCTTGGCTCGAAAAGTTTTTCGTTTGTTTAAG TTTATCAATGATCTCCATGCTCTCATTAGCCCAAGTGCCCCCGGAACTCCACTCCCTCTAATTTTGCTGGGGAAG TCCAAAAATGCACTCTTGTCCACTTTCTTGTTTCTGGATCAAATCGTGTGGTTAGGTAGGACAGGCATATACAAG AACAAGGAACGTACAGAACTAATTGGGAGGATCTCTCTTTTCTGCTGGTTGGGGTCTTCAGTTTGCACCACACTGGTTGAG ATTGGCGAAATTGGAAGGCTTTCAGCATCAGTGAAGAAGTTGGAGAAAGAACTGAAGAATACTGACAAATATAAG AATGAACAATATCGGAGCAAgcttaaaaaatcaaatgagaGATCTCTGGCCCTAGTTAAAGCAGGCATGGATATAGTGGTTGCAGTTGGCTTGCTTCAGCTGGCACCCAAGAAAGTCACTCCTCGTGTGACGGGTGCCTTTGGTTTCGTGAGCTCTCTCATCTCCTGCTACCAG TTGCTACCATCTCCAACGAAGGCCAAGGCTCCCTGA
- the LOC105172006 gene encoding F-box protein At4g00755: MATGRNFMDYFEIDVISNVLGFLNNPADLIRASAVSRSWRHHVVANGLCKKLWLRKFPQVTNVAYAVEDSDGITKLSNISSGSPANWEALKRDHKIYSFLLQPLAKPIISPKDCLGFPIGASSTDHDLAENVINTLTPIDRYPGGASYWSSKGEKDPNVPENILYRLNTSISIVTEVHIRPFQAFWEPGRPVYSPKSVRFRLGRPKSMVDVEIDVCPVQQPSVDKYIWTYTSPVFPMAQESCLQQFKLPEPVVCVGGIFQIELFGRARRGPIDGLFYICLGYIRVLGHSLEPAFNLEMYPSGELQLKYYPHALEVLHRSFSGERSSSVDEAESERLLHRAELLLEEMAEEVLDEWD, translated from the exons ATGGCGACTGGTAGAAATTTTAtggattattttgaaattgatgtGATCTCCAATGTTCTGGGATTCTTGAATAATCCAGCTGATCTTATCCGTGCCAGTGCAGTTTCGCGCTCTTGGCGCCATCATG TGGTTGCAAATGGCCTTTGCAAAAAGCTTTGGTTGAGAAAGTTTCCTCAAGTTACCAATGTTGCCTATGCAGTTGAAGACAGTGACGGAATAACtaaactttcaaatatttcatcaGGAAGTCCCGCAAACTGGGAGGCTCTCAAGAGGGATCATAAAATCTACTCTTTTCTATTACAGCCTCTAGCAAAGCCAATAATTTCTCCCAAGGACTGCTTAGGATTTCCAATTGGTGCTTCCAGTACGGATCATGATCTAGCTGAAAATGTTATTAATACTCTGACACCAATTGACAGATATCCCGGCGGTGCTTCATACTGGTCTAGCAAAGGAGAGAAGGACCCTAATGTGCCTGAGAATATATTGTACAGACTAAACACTAGTATCTCAATTGTGACTGAAGTCCATATACGACCCTTTCAAG cATTTTGGGAGCCTGGAAGGCCTGTTTACTCACCGAAGTCAGTGCGGTTTCGGTTGGGTCGTCCGAAATCCATGGTAGATGTGGAGATTGATGTCTGCCCAGTTCAACAGCCTTCTGTTGACAAGTATATATGGACATATACTTCACCAGTGTTCCCTATGGCACAG GAATCATGCTTGCAACAATTCAAGCTACCAGAACCTGTTGTTTGCGTGGGTGGAATCTTTCAGATTGAACTGTTTGGCAGGGCTCGGAGAGGTCCAATAGATGGACTGTTCTACATATG TTTGGGTTACATTAGAGTCCTGGGGCATTCCCTTGAGCCGGCATTCAACCTTGAGATGTATCCATCAGGAGAGCTGCAGCTGAAGTATTATCCTCATGCTCTTGAAGTTCTTCATCGAAGCTTTTCTGGTGAACGTTCTTCATCTGTAGACGAAGCAGAGAGTGAAAGGCTGCTGCACAGGGCGGAGTTGCTGCTGGAGGAGATGGCTGAGGAGGTACTTGATGAATGGGATTAA
- the LOC105172019 gene encoding F-box protein At4g00755: MDHKVETQVDFLQCLETDVCLYIMSFLDDPGDLVRASVVSRSWHQFVIASGLAKQLCLKAFPQLHNIIDVVIASEGTINSIEEKTHNAMEREILERDHKVYAALLQALTRSKVCPKDCIANAISASSTDNYPDESVVNTLNPRDRFIRRASYWSSKGQSNPEVPEMLIYKLRAGIWVITEIDIQPFEAFFQPDKPIYSAKFVRFRMGHPKSPREIGSDLHHLPLQRPADDKFVWTYTSPEFPMVQENRLQPFELPEPVLCVGGYLQIELLGRVQRQEMDGLFYICVCYVRVLGRPLFPTFEMDMVEPDGKLLLKYYPENLTSVLQSSSSTEIPRLRHLEAEMLAERLGLLEDLLRGIQQGPNNPFIWDEDDDDEINGGLVL, from the exons ATGGACCATAAAGTGGAGACTCAAGTCGACTTTCTGCAATGTCTTGAGACAGACGTGTGCTTGTATATCATGAGTTTCTTAGATGATCCAGGTGATCTAGTTCGGGCAAGTGTTGTTTCACGCTCTTGGCACCAATTTG TGATTGCAAGTGGACTGGCAAAGCAGTTGTGCTTAAAAGCATTCCCGCAGCTCCACAATATTATTGATGTTGTTATTGCAAGTGAAGGGACGATAAATTCTATTGAGGAAAAAACCCACAATGCCATGGAACGGGAGATTCTTGAGAGGGATCATAAGGTATATGCAGCTCTACTTCAGGCCCTCACAAGATCAAAGGTTTGTCCTAAGGATTGCATAGCAAATGCAATTAGCGCGTCCAGCACTGACAATTACCCAGATGAAAGTGTTGTCAATACTCTAAATCCAAGGGACAGATTCATTAGGCGGGCTTCATACTGGTCAAGTAAAGGACAAAGTAATCCTGAAGTGCCTGAGAtgttaatttataaactaaGAGCCGGAATTTGGGTTATTACTGAGATCGATATTCAACCATTTGAAG CTTTTTTCCAGCCGGACAAACCAATATACTCCGCAAAATTTGTAAGATTCCGAATGGGTCATCCAAAATCCCCAAGAGAGATTGGAAGTGACCTCCACCATTTGCCATTACAGAGACCTGCTGATGACAAGTTTGTATGGACTTACACTTCGCCAGAGTTTCCAATGGTGCAG GAGAATCGGTTGCAGCCATTCGAGCTACCAGAACCTGTCCTTTGTGTTGGCGGATATTTGCAGATTGAGTTGTTGGGTAGGGTTCAGAGACAAGAGATGGATGGATTATTCTACATATG TGTGTGTTATGTTCGTGTTCTGGGACGACCCCTCTTTCCTACATTTGAAATGGACATGGTCGAGCCAGATGGAAAGCTCTTGCTCAAGTACTACCCTGAAAATCTGACCTCTGTCCTGCAAAGCTCGTCAAGCACTGAAATCCCTCGTCTGCGCCACCTAGAAGCAGAGATGTTGGCGGAGCGACTAGGTTTGCTGGAAGACTTGCTGCGTGGGATACAACAAGGGCCTAACAACCCCTTTATTTgggatgaagatgatgatgatgaaatcAACGGCGGTCTTGTTCTGTAA
- the LOC105172029 gene encoding probable methyltransferase PMT15 — protein sequence MAAWATLTHYLSLRTKKTNLYYMALTTVLCSIFYLIGIWQHGGGATSTTSATLLACNTNNPSIKTTGHPNPTTLSSANTTTLHFNPHHTAEQLVPLSPSARALQFPPCDRKFSEYTPCQDTARSLKFDRDMLVYRERHCPEKSELLKCRVPAPHGYKTPFRWPESRDVVWYANVPHKHLTVEKAGQNWVRFEGDRFSFPGGGTMFPRGADAYIDDIGKLINLGDGSIRTAIDTGCGVASWGAYLLSRDILPMSFAPKDTHEAQVQFALERGVPALIGIMASERLPYPSRAFDIAHCSRCLIPWGQYDGLYLIEVDRVLRPGGYWILSGPPVNWQNHWKGWNRTREDLDSEQNGIESVARSLCWKKLVQRNDLAIWQKATNHLHCKLNRKVFRKPPFCQGQDPDKAWYTKMEACLTPLPEVSDVKEVSGGELAKWPERLTVVPPRILAGSVKGVTEESFVKNTEIWKERVAHYKSIDFQLAEPGRYRNLLDMNAGLGGFAAALVNDPVWIMNVVPVEAEVNTLGVIYERGLIGTYQSWCEAMSTYPRTYDFIHADSIFTLYKDRCEIEDILLEMDRILRPQGSVIIRDDVDVLVNVKSIVDGLAWESRMTDHEGGPHVREKLLIATKQYWTAPAPDQDQDVSKTAS from the exons ATGGCGGCATGGGCTACCCTCACTCACTACCTTTCCTTGAGGACAAAGAAAACCAATCTTTACTACATGGCCTTAACCACCGTCCTCTGTTCCATCTTCTACCTCATCGGAATCTGGCAGCACGGCGGTGGAGccacctccaccacctccgCCACCCTCCTCGCATGCAACACCAACAACCCATCAATAAAGACCACCGGCCACCCTAATCCCACCACCCTCTCCTCCGCCAACACCACAACCCTCCACTTCAACCCCCACCACACCGCCGAACAACTCGTCCCACTCTCACCCTCGGCGCGTGCCCTTCAGTTCCCCCCATGCGACCGCAAATTCTCCGAGTACACCCCCTGCCAGGACACGGCGAGATCATTGAAGTTTGACCGGGACATGCTCGTGTACAGAGAGAGGCATTGCCCGGAGAAGAGCGAACTGTTGAAGTGCCGAGTTCCGGCGCCCCACGGCTATAAGACGCCTTTCCGCTGGCCGGAGAGTAGGGATGTGGTTTGGTACGCAAACGTGCCGCACAAGCATCTGACGGTGGAGAAAGCGGGGCAGAACTGGGTCCGATTCGAGGGGGACCGGTTCAGCTTCCCCGGCGGTGGGACCATGTTTCCACGTGGCGCCGATGCGTACATTGATGACATCGGGAAGTTGATTAACCTCGGAGATGGCTCTATCAGGACCGCCATTGATACAGGCTGCGGG GTTGCGAGTTGGGGAGCTTATTTGCTCTCTCGGGACATCCTACCGATGTCGTTTGCACCAAAAGACACACACGAAGCGCAAGTTCAGTTCGCCCTCGAACGTGGAGTTCCTGCCCTGATTGGGATCATGGCCTCCGAAAGGCTGCCTTACCCTTCAAGAGCTTTCGACATCGCTCATTGCTCCCGTTGCCTGATCCCTTGGGGCCAGTACG ATGGACTTTACTTGATTGAAGTCGACAGAGTTTTGCGGCCTGGTGGATATTGGATCCTCTCCGGGCCACCTGTCAACTGGCAGAACCACTGGAAAGGCTGGAACAGAACCCGAGAGGACCTGGACTCGGAGCAAAATGGGATTGAGAGCGTTGCGAGAAGCCTTTGTTGGAAGAAATTGGTGCAGAGAAATGATCTTGCTATTTGGCAGAAAGCCACCAATCACCTCCATTGTAAATTGAACAGAAAGGTCTTCAGGAAGCCTCCCTTCTGCCAGGGCCAAGATCCAGATAAAGCATG GTATACCAAGATGGAAGCCTGTCTGACTCCCCTACCTGAGGTGTCCGACGTCAAAGAGGTCTCCGGTGGCGAACTAGCTAAGTGGCCGGAGAGATTGACGGTTGTGCCGCCACGGATCCTAGCCGGTAGTGTAAAAGGAGTCACGGAGGAGAGTTTTGTGAAAAACACAGAAATTTGGAAGGAGAGAGTTGCACACTATAAGTCCATAGACTTTCAGTTAGCAGAGCCTGGCAGGTACCGCAACTTGCTTGATATGAACGCCGGATTGGGAGGTTTTGCAGCTGCACTCGTCAATGATCCCGTTTGGATTATGAATGTCGTCCCGGTTGAGGCTGAAGTGAATACCCTCGGCGTTATCTACGAACGTGGACTAATAGGAACTTACCAGAGCTG GTGTGAGGCCATGTCGACCTACCCACGGACATACGACTTCATTCATGCCGACTCCATATTCACCCTCTACAAGGACAG ATGTGAAATCGAGGATATTCTGCTAGAAATGGACAGAATTTTACGGCCCCAAGGCAGCGTGATCATACGGGACGATGTCGACGTCTTGGTGAACGTGAAGAGCATAGTAGACGGACTTGCATGGGAAAGCAGAATGACTGACCATGAAGGCGGCCCTCATGTGAGGGAAAAGCTCCTCATTGCAACAAAGCAGTACTGGACAGCCCCTGCACCTGATCAAGATCAAGATGTCTCCAAAACAGCTTCATAG
- the LOC105172040 gene encoding F-box protein PP2-A13: protein MGANASSLPGEADGPSPRAKLEDIPESCMALVLSYLDPPEIAKLARLNRAFRAASSADFIWVPKLPSNYRYILDKFPDRALGDKGKKDIYAGLCRPNPFDGGTKEVWIDKRTGGVCLAISSKAMAITGIDDRRYWNHITTGESRFQTVAYLHQIWWLEVDGDLEFQFPRGTYSLFFRLQLGRVGKRLGRRVCNSENVHGWDIKPVQFQLTTLDGQHAVSRCMLDNLGNWVHFHVGDFTVEYSEELTKIKFSLTQIDCTHTKGGLCVDSVFICPSSLGKVLFPVDGEVCKKL from the exons ATGGGCGCAAACGCTTCTTCTCTGCCGGGGGAGGCCGACGGGCCGAGCCCGAGGGCCAAACTGGAAGATATACCGGAGTCATGTATGGCTTTGGTGCTATCCTACTTGGACCCGCCGGAGATCGCCAAGCTGGCCCGACTCAACCGGGCTTTCAGGGCGGCGTCCTCGGCGGACTTTATCTGGGTTCCTAAATTGCCCTCCAACTATCGCTATATTCTCGACAAATTTCCTGATCGAGCTCTTGGGGACAAGGGCAAGAAGGATATCTATGCGGGCTTATGTAGGCCTAATCCTTTTGATGGTGGAACAAAG GAAGTTTGGATTGATAAGAGAACAGGAGGGGTTTGTTTGGCAATTTCTTCAAAGGCGATGGCCATTACCGGAATTGATGATCGGCGGTATTGGAATCACATTACAACTGGTGAATCTAG ATTTCAAACAGTGGCATACCTACACCAAATCTGGTGGCTTGAAGTAGATGGCGACCTTGAGTTCCAATTTCCCAGAGGAACTTATAGCCTGTTCTTCAGACTTCAGCTTGGAAGGGTGGGCAAGAGATTGGGCCGTCGAGTAtgtaattctgagaatgtGCATGGCTGGGACATTAAACCTGTGCAATTTCAGTTGACGACGTTGGACGGGCAGCATGCAGTTTCCCGCTGCATGTTGGATAATTTAGGAAACTGGGTACACTTCCATGTGGGAGATTTTACTGTGGAGTATTCGGAAGAATTGACCAAGATCAAGTTTTCATTGACTCAGATTGATTGTACTCATACCAAAGGTGGTTTATGTGTAGATTCTGTATTCATATGTCCAAGTAGTTTAGGAAAAGTGTTGTTTCCTGTAGATGGTGAAGTGTGTAAAAAGTTATAG
- the LOC105174315 gene encoding glutamate receptor 2.2-like: MDFRLLLFLSAALFSAVRTSSTIDFQVGVILDLDSPVGRIGMSCLCTASSDFYAAHADYKTRLVLNVRDSNNSVVDAAAAALDLIKDVKVDAIVGPQKSTQANFVMDLGDRAHVPILSFSATSPSLIPRTPYFVQTAQSDANQVQAIASIVKAFQWSQVVIIYEDTEFGHGIMPYLCNALQDVNARVSYRSLFPRSATDDFISKELYKMMTMQTRVFVVHMTQCHGTKLFRKAKELGMMSEGYAWIATSGLMDLFNLADFDDVEAMQGVLGVKPLIPISKELHSFAGRWIRVFLQANQDMKLSDTSIFCLWAYDTFTALATAAERVGNSEKNSKMNEYNVNPGDLFSLGVSETGPKLLRALLATRFRGLAGEFNLVNGQLEQTPYQIVNVVGRGEREVGIWTRSGGISRKLNLNITSSYSTSKENFRTIIWPGESTTAPRGWEFPVGGEKLRIGVPQKPGFNEFLKVHRDPHTNATEVSGYYKDIFDSVMASLPYAIRYEYTPYPFFNPDGSRCGSYDDLVYQVSLQDYYDAALGDITITANRSIYADFTLPYAEGGVTCIVPIKYEDVNDVLTFLQPLTKELWLTTAAFYISTGLAVWILGSRIISSSRDPPGQHAGMIGYFPFFPGEGIQGSLLCLVLVTWAFVGSLLNSTYTASLSSRLTVQRLQPTITDVKQLIKNGHYVGCQEGSFLISFLIKLGFNKSKIKTYKSAEDCNEALMLGSENGGISAYYDVLPHIRMILSQYCGKYMIVGPTYRTDGFAFAFPKGSPAVADISRAIIQLTENGTILEIEQRLSSNSACLGPEGTSSPTSVTLRSFLVLFVITGCVTLTCLLLSLLIHRCKNRASLQITSDFKTKAMSRIHALYQDLKILSQNCKLERK, translated from the exons ATGGATTTTCGTTTACTACTTTTCTTGTCTGCTGCACTTTTTTCTGCTGTGAGAACTTCCAGCACCATTGATTTTCAAGTTGGTGTCATTCTTGATTTAGACTCGCCAGTTGGGAGGATAGGAATGAGCTGCTTATGCACGGCGAGTTCTGATTTTTACGCAGCACATGCAGATTATAAAACTAGACTGGTCCTTAACGTCAGAGATTCCAACAACAGCGTTGTcgatgctgctgctgctg CTCTTGACTTGATCAAAGATGTTAAAGTGGATGCCATAGTTGGTCCTCAAAAATCCACACAGGCAAACTTTGTGATGGATCTTGGAGACAGGGCTCATGTACCGATTTTATCGTTCTCAGCCACAAGCCCTTCTCTCATTCCCCGAACTCCTTACTTTGTTCAAACAGCGCAAAGCGACGCCAACCAAGTCCAGGCTATTGCTTCCATAGTGAAAGCCTTTCAGTGGAGCCAGGTGGTCATTATCTATGAAGACACTGAATTCGGCCACGGCATTATGCCCTATCTATGTAATGCATTGCAAGACGTAAACGCCCGAGTTTCTTACAGAAGCTTGTTTCCAAGATCAGCCACCGATGATTTCATCAGCAAAGAACTGTACAAGATGATGACAATGCAGACCAGAGTGTTTGTGGTGCACATGACTCAGTGTCATGGAACTAAGCTTTTCAGGAAAGCTAAGGAATTAGGAATGATGAGTGAAGGGTATGCATGGATCGCAACAAGTGGGCTAATGGACTTGTTCAATCTGGCCGATTTTGACGATGTTGAAGCTATGCAAGGGGTTCTTGGGGTGAAGCCTCTGATCCCCATCTCCAAAGAACTTCACTCTTTTGCTGGCAGATGGATCAGGGTGTTTCTTCAGGCTAATCAGGACATGAAACTGTCCGACACAAGTATTTTTTGCCTTTGGGCTTATGATACTTTTACTGCACTTGCTACAGCAGCTGAAAGAGTTGGAAACAGTGAGAAGAATTCTAAGATGAACGAGTACAATGTCAATCCTGGCGACCTGTTTTCTTTAGGAGTCTCAGAAACAGGTCCAAAGCTTCTCCGGGCATTGTTGGCAACAAGGTTCAGGGGACTTGCTGGAGAATTCAATCTTGTTAATGGACAACTGGAGCAGACACCGTATCAGATAGTTAATGTTGTGGGGAGAGGCGAGAGAGAGGTAGGAATCTGGACACGTTCTGGAGGAATTTCCAGGAAACTAAATCTGAATATAACCAGCTCTTACTCtacttcaaaagaaaattttagaacCATCATTTGGCCTGGAGAGTCTACAACGGCACCAAGAGGATGGGAATTTCCGGTGGGCGGTGAAAAACTAAGGATTGGGGTGCCACAGAAACCTGGTTTTAATGAATTCTTGAAGGTGCACAGGGATCCTCATACTAATGCAACTGAAGTTAGCGGATACTACAAAGATATTTTTGATTCCGTCATGGCATCATTACCGTATGCCATTCGTTATGAATACACTCCCTATCCATTTTTCAACCCTGATGGTTCCAGATGTGGGAGCTATGATGATCTTGTCTATCAAGTTTCGCTGCAG GACTATTATGATGCTGCTCTTGGAGATATAACTATAACAGCTAACAGATCAATTTATGCAGACTTCACTTTGCCATACGCAGAAGGAGGTGTTACTTGTATAGTCCCCATTAAATATGAGGACGTGAATGATGTGCTCACATTTTTGCAGCCCCTGACTAAAGAGCTATGGCTAACGACTGCGGCCTTCTATATCTCAACAGGGTTGGCGGTTTGGATTCTTGGAAGTAGGATTATCTCCAGCTCCAGGGATCCGCCCGGTCAACATGCTGGCATGATTGGTTACTTCCCATTCTTTCCCG GAGAAGGAATTCAAGGCAGCTTACTCTGCCTGGTTCTGGTGACATGGGCATTTGTTGGCAGTTTGCTGAACTCAACTTACACTGCCAGCTTATCATCTAGACTCACAGTACAGAGGCTTCAACCTACTATAACCGATGTGAAGCAACTGATCAAGAATGGACACTATGTTGGTTGTCAAGAAGGTTCATTTCTTATCAGTTTCTTGATAAAGTTGGgatttaacaaatcaaaaatCAAGACATATAAATCTGCTGAAGATTGTAATGAAGCTTTAATGCTGGGAAGTGAAAATGGAGGCATATCAGCCTACTATGATGTCTTGCCTCACATCAGGATGATCTTGTCCCAATACTGTGGCAAGTATATGATTGTTGGCCCTACATATCGCACCGATGGATTTGCGTTC GCTTTTCCCAAAGGCTCCCCTGCAGTTGCTGATATCTCTCGTGCAATTATCCAATTGACAGAGAACGGTACCATTCTAGAGATTGAGCAAAGGTTATCCAGCAACTCAGCATGTTTAGGGCCGGAGGGTACTAGCTCTCCAACCAGTGTGACATTGAGAAGTTTCCTGGTGCTTTTTGTCATCACAGGTTGTGTTACTCTTACATGCCTCCTACTTTCACTTCTCATACACCGCTGTAAAAACAGAGCTTCTCTTCAAATAACGTCAGATTTCAAGACCAAAGCCATGTCAAGAATTCATGCATTGTACCAAGATCTCAAGATCTTGTCCCAAAACTGCAAACtggagagaaaataa